Proteins from a single region of Melanotaenia boesemani isolate fMelBoe1 chromosome 3, fMelBoe1.pri, whole genome shotgun sequence:
- the LOC121636570 gene encoding V-set domain-containing T-cell activation inhibitor 1-like isoform X2 yields MFNLQTTSTTMELLPLVCLYILAWSARTDQTDPRVTGIAVMEDDDVVLPCSFGAMDITNMVFDWKKQNVAYNKREVFLYESGAMYGPKRGGQAEHFKGRVFHFPNQLTSGNASIQIKPTKVDDSGTYICIKAATPPTTLSRVQLTVAGVLTS; encoded by the exons ATGTTTAACCTTCAGACGACTTCAACAACGATGGAGCTTCTTCCGCTCGTGTGTCTTTACATCCTAGCGTGGTCAGCAAGAACTGATCAAACCG ATCCACGTGTCACCGGGATTGCTGTGATGGAAGATGATGATGTAGTTTTACCTTGTTCCTTTGGAGCTATGGACATTACAAACATGGTCTTCGACTGGAAGAAACAAAACGTGGCATATAATAAAAGGGAGGTGTTTTTGTATGAAAGCGGCGCCATGTATGGTCCTAAACGTGGAGGTCAAGCTGAGCACTTCAAAGGTCGGGTCTTTCATTTTCCCAACCAGCTCACATCTGGTAATGCCTCCATACAAATCAAACCTACAAAAGTGGACGACAGTGGAACTTACATCTGTATTAAGGCAGCTACTCCCCCCACAACACTGTCCAGAGTTCAGCTTACTGTTG CTGGTGTCTTAACCTCTTAG
- the LOC121636570 gene encoding V-set domain-containing T-cell activation inhibitor 1-like isoform X1: protein MFNLQTTSTTMELLPLVCLYILAWSARTDQTDPRVTGIAVMEDDDVVLPCSFGAMDITNMVFDWKKQNVAYNKREVFLYESGAMYGPKRGGQAEHFKGRVFHFPNQLTSGNASIQIKPTKVDDSGTYICIKAATPPTTLSRVQLTVECKVVLMLT, encoded by the exons ATGTTTAACCTTCAGACGACTTCAACAACGATGGAGCTTCTTCCGCTCGTGTGTCTTTACATCCTAGCGTGGTCAGCAAGAACTGATCAAACCG ATCCACGTGTCACCGGGATTGCTGTGATGGAAGATGATGATGTAGTTTTACCTTGTTCCTTTGGAGCTATGGACATTACAAACATGGTCTTCGACTGGAAGAAACAAAACGTGGCATATAATAAAAGGGAGGTGTTTTTGTATGAAAGCGGCGCCATGTATGGTCCTAAACGTGGAGGTCAAGCTGAGCACTTCAAAGGTCGGGTCTTTCATTTTCCCAACCAGCTCACATCTGGTAATGCCTCCATACAAATCAAACCTACAAAAGTGGACGACAGTGGAACTTACATCTGTATTAAGGCAGCTACTCCCCCCACAACACTGTCCAGAGTTCAGCTTACTGTTG AATGTAAAGTCGTGCTTATGCTGACATGA